The sequence GTGTCAAAGAGGTATTAGAACACCTCTCACACCGCTATCGTATGGGTATCGTCACCTCAGCTCTACGATGCGATTTCGAACTCATCCACGCCTCACGGGGGATTGTTGATTATATGGATTTCGTCCTTTGTAGCGGGGAATATCCTCGTGCCAAACCCTACCCCGATCCATACCTAATGGGATTAGAGCGACTGGGAGGCGAGAAACACGAGACAATCATCATCGAGGATTCAGAACGTGGTCTACGCTCGGCAGTTGCCTCAGGGATAGAGTGTGTCATCGTCCACAACCGCTTTACCGAAAATCACGATTTCACCAAAGCAACTTATCGGATTAAAACACTCGATGAATTACTAACACTACTCACATAAAAGGGATACAAATGGACGGCAAAGAACGAAAAAATATCATGTCAGGCAAACGGGTGAGCATCGTCCTCAAAGAAGATCAAAGTACGGGGAGATTGACCGAGGGGGTTGTTCGTGACATCCTCACCAAATCACCGAGCCATCCGCATGGGATAAAAGTACGGTTGATGAGCGGGGAAGTGGGACGAGTTAAAGAGGTGTTTTGAATATATCTATCTATGTGAATAAATATAAAACATTACTGCATAGAATAATAATGTCGAACAAAAAACAAAAAATACAAATATCGTCATTCTTAGTAAGACACAGTTAATACATTTTTCTCGTGTTTTAAGAATAAAACATTTTTGAGATAGCATCGCAATAATATAAATCTGAAAAAATATTCCAAACGATAATCCAAAAAGATAAATATTTCCACTCCCAAATAAATAAACAAAGCCCTTGCTTACAATCCAAGCACCCGGTAAAAATGGAAAAGTAACAAAATTTCCGATTGTGGCAATCATACCACCAAATAAATATGTCACAGGAAATAAAAAAGAGTAAACTAATGCCCACAAAACGATTTTTTTGGGTAATCCTATCGAATTAATGCTGTCTTGTATGTACATTTTCAACTCTTTCTGAACTGTCCAAATGAATTATAATACTATTATAATCAGCCATACTGCAAAAACCCAAAGAATAATCCATCTCATATTTCATATCATTTTGACTGATTCCATCAGGCTCACCTAATAGATTGATTACTTCTTGTTTCGTCATATCTTGAGTAATCAAACGATTACTCAGATCATTTGCTAATGCACCTCTATAACAGGTAGAATCCATTTCATTCGATACTTTTACAAACCAAATATCAGGGTCAAACCGTTCTATTCCTTGATATCCAATAATCATAAAATGATTCAATATAGAAATAAAAAAAATCAAAACTATATAGCCAAACTTCAAAATCAAAACCTAAAATATTATTTATTAAATAATATCATTTTTTGATTATCATATAGATAAAGCAATAATATCCACCACTTTTCCCTTACTATTCCCCTTCACATACTCCACAATCATCCCATGAAACCGTGCAAACACTACGAGAAACCGAGACATCTTGACAAATCATGATATTATCATTATAGTATCTATATGAAATCGTTAAAATTTGAATGGGACGATACAAAAGCATCGTCAAATATCACCAAACACGGCGTATCGTTTGAAGAAGCCAAAACGGTATTTGATGATGATTTTGCCCGTATGATTCCCGATCCCGATCACTCGGAACAAGAAGAACGATTTATCCTGTTGGGGATGAGCTATACGCTGAAAATTTTAGCGGTAGTCCATTGTTACAAAGATCAAGAGGGGATAATTCGGATCATCTCCGCCCGACGATCCACCAAAAACGAAGAACGCCAATACAAGGAGCTATTACCATGAGAGAAGAATACGATTTTTCACAATCCGTCCAAAATCCCTATGCCAAAACGGCAAAAAAACAGATTTCACTCAATGTAGAAGTGGACACAATAGAATATTTCAAACAACTCGCCCTCAAAACGGGATTGCCGTATCAAACGCTGATGAATTCGTATCTCACCGACTGTGCCATCCGACACGTCGAACCGCAGGTTAAATGGTCGAGTTAATCCTCTCGACATTCACCACTTTCCCCTTACTATTCCCCTTCACATACTCCACAATCATCCCATGAAACCGCGCAAATGTCTGTTGCAGGGTTGATGCATCGAAGTGCTCACGAATCCCCGCTTCACACCATTCCTGAAGCTCATCATACCCCTCGAACTCATACCCGAATGCTCGCAGCAGTCGTGCGGTGTAACTGTCTACTACCATCGCATCTCGCAAGCACGCATAACACAGTATCGCATCGGCACTCTCTGGACCGATCCCCTTTTGCGCCAATAACCATTCTCGATCAACCTCTAAAGCGAACGCTTCAAACGAACCGAAACTTTCCGTAATGGCGTTACAGAGTAAAATGATATTTTTGGCTTTTGCTTTTATCAGTCCGCTGGGGCGAATTAGCTCCATCAGCGTTTCGGGGTCTATGTGGCACAGTGCTTCTAAGCTAAGGTATCCTGAGTGTGAGAGGTTCTCTAACGAGGTAACGACTCTGCTCCATTGGGTGTTTTGGGTCAATATCGCACCCACGACCACTTCAAAAGTGCCGTGTTTCGGCCACCAAAGAGGTTGTGTGTTTTCGAGGAGGTTGAGGCGCTCTAGGGCGGTGTAGAGTTCATAGGAGTCGGTTAAATGCACATGTATCCTTTGTAGCTGGATTTACCCACAGGGGGCACAATGCCTGCCTTCGCGGGAATGACGGGATTCGTCATCCTCGGGCTTGACCCGGGGATCCATCCCCTATTGAACAACTGGATTCCCGATCAAGTCGGGAATGACGATGGTTATTCTTCCACCCACGCATCGGTTCGAAATACACGCCCGTCATCGAAGATTTTGAGTTTAAATGCTTCGGTGCATTTTCCCTCTTCGAGTGTCATGATAGCGATTTGGAGGATTTTACGGCACTTCTCAGGGACTTCGAACCGTCCCGATACTCCCGTCAAAAATCGCTCCATCGGAACGGATGCTTCCATTCCGATAACGTTGTCACGGCAACCCGTCAGTCCGATATCAGTCATGTATGCCGTACCGCGCGCGATCTGGAAATCATCGCTCCCCACATGGGTATGGGTTCCGATGATGCCGCTCACTTGGGATTGTAACATCATCAGCATCGCCCGTTTTTCACTCGAAGCCTCAGCGTGAAAATCGATAAAGATATGCTCTATTCCCTCATTTTTGAGACTCGCCACAGTGTCGCGGGCGCACCTGAAGGCGTTATCGACGTAGGGCATACCGTAATGCCCCATGATATTGAGGATGGCAAGCTTCTCTCCCGCGACCTCAAACACTCGACACCCCGTCCCTTTTACCCCCGCAGGGTAATTGTGAGGACGGAGCATCGGGAGCGATTCGAGGAGTGGGAGGACATCTTTTTTATCCCACGTATGGTTTCCGCCACTCATCACATCGATCCCCGCGCTTAATAACTCTTGGGCATTTTTGAGGGTGATTCCAAAACCGTGAGAGGCGTTTTCGTAGTTCGCGATTACAAAATCAAGAGAATATTGGCTCCGAAGCTTTTTCAAATGCTCTTTTATCATACTCCGACCCGGACGACCGACAACGTCCCCTATAAATGCTATTTTCACGCTCGAACCCTATTGTTTAATTCCTGAAAGTGTATCATTAGATATGTTAAAGTACATCAACGGTTATAATCCCACCATCAAAGCGCAAATAGAAGCACTCATCCATCAAAACAAGCTGGGGGAGTATTTACTCAACAAATACCCCGACACCCACACCTATACCACCGATAAAAGTCTCTATGAGTATGTGATGGAGATAAAAAATACCCATCTACGCAACGCATCGCCTATCTCCAAAGTGCTCTATGATACCAAAATACGGGATTTGCAATCGGCTCTTGGGACGCACACCTTCGTCTCGCGGGTACAAGGGGGAAAACTCAAAGCGAAAAATGAGATTCGGATTTCAAACCTTTTTAAAAATGCCCCCGAACCTTTTTTGCGGATGATCGTCACCCATGAACTCGCCCATCTCAAAGAGAAAGAGCACAACAAAGCGTTTTATAAACTCTGCACCCATATCCTCCCCGCCTATCATCAACTGGAGTTTGATGTGCGGTTGTATTTGACACAGCTCGATTCTCACGGGGATATTTATTAACAGAATTATAATGAACCCTTATTTAGGTATGATTTTTGCTTATTGTTTTTGTGCTAAAAACACACATGTTCACAGGAGGTACAAATGACAATCAATAGCAACTCTATGATGGCATCCCAAATGTATGCCAACAGAAATGTTCAAGCCCAAAGCGGTGCTAGCGGTTATGCGTCACAAGGTACGGATGCGACTTTAAGTTTCGATGCAATTGCTCAACAACTTATGTCGACTTTAGATACTAACAAAAACGGAACAATCGATAAAACAGAATTTTCTCAAGCAGCGCAAGCATTAGCTCAAAATTCTACTGCCAACACTAACAACGTAGATAGTGCTTTTGGAAAACTCGATAAAAATGGTGATAGCAGTATCAGCGCTGATGAATTGATGAATGCTCTCAAACAAACACTCAACGAAACACAAAAGAAACATCATCACCAAGCAAGTACCACAAATACAACTTCTCCAGCAACTTCATCTAACGAATCAGCAACCTCTGCTTCCACCAATGATATGCAAAAAGTTTTATTTAACAAAATAATGGCAGCCTATAGCAGTACACCAACTGTTTCCGGTTCGACGACCAATCTCACAGCATAAAGAGTGTGCGTTGTATTTGTATACTTTTAACGCATTTACAACGCCTTGTGAGCTGCATATTGACGCTCAAAATCAGTCAATTGCAGATGAGATTGCCCAAAACATTATCCATAAGACGAAAGAGTTAGAGTTTCGCTTTAGCTATTTTCGAGAAGATTCTGAACTCTATCTCCTCAATCATCGCACTTACAATACCCACAACATCAGTGATGAACTTGCTCAATTTATACAAATATCTCTCTTTTATACCACGATGACTCAAGGTGCTTTTGACATTGCTTTGGCGGGAACCCTTAAAGAGATTTCCAAAGCACCTACATGGGGGGATTATCAGCTACGTAAACAGGAATTAGCCCCATATGCCTCTTCACACCATCTCGAACTCGATGGCAATACCCTCACCTTTTCCAACAGTGTGACGAAGATTGATTTAGGTGGGTTGGTAAAAGAGTATGCCGTAGATCAAGCCGTTTTGTATCTTCAATCGATGGGGGTAACGTCTGCTTTGGTGAATTTCGGGGGAGATTTAGCCGCTTTCGGAGAGTGTCATAACCTCCCATGGAGAGTCGGTATCCAAAATCCTGATGCGTCTCATGAAAATCTACGTGAAATAGAACTTCACAATGCTTCCTTATGCACATCGGGTCATTCCAAACGTTTTAGTGAGATTGAGGCACAAAAGGTTAGCCATATCATACGCTCAAACGCGGTAGAGGAAAAATATACACAAGTAAGTATTATGGCACCGACAACCATCGATGCAGGTATTTGGAGTACGGCATTACTTGTCAATCCTCAACTCGCACTACCCTCGCATGTTCAACTTGTTCATGCACTCTAGAAACAATAGCGTTAGTTTTTTACCAACTCTACCAATGTCTCAAAATGAGCCGTATGGGGAAACATATCAAACAGTTGAACCCGATTTACACGGTATCCACTGAGATTTTCAAGATCTTTTGCCAAACTCTGCGCGTTACAGCTCGAATAGAGGATTCGCTCACTTCCGACACGTTCCAACCATTTGCACAACTGCTCACCCAATCCGCGCCTTGGAGGATTGACGATAATCACGTCGGCACGTTCCCCTGATTCGGCACCGAAACTCGCTGCATCCAATGCTTTGAATGTCAGATTCTCAAATCCAATCCGTTTAGCGGATTCTTGAGCACACGCTATTGCTTCAGCCTCTATCTCGATTCCCACAATATGGCGCTCAGGTGTGGCACAATGCAGAGCAAATCCCCCTACCCCGCAAAAGAGATCCCAGATTATTTTCGGCTTCGATTCACCTGCCCACTCTGATGCTGTTTTATAGAGCTTTGTAGCAATGTCTGTATTGGTCTGAAAAAAACTTTTAGGACGGATAAAGAGGGGGATGGAGTTTAGATTCTCTTCGAGTCGGGTTTGGTCGGTGAGAAAAATCTCCTCCTCACCCTCTAAAATCGCCATGTGTATCGGTTGAATATTGACGGTAATAACAGTGAGTTTAGGAACACGTGCCACTAAATCATCGAGACCATTTTTGAGTCGTCCGATGATACCGTGAGAGCGGAGGACGAAACGGAGCATCATCGTGCCGTTATGAGCACTTCGGGTAAGGAGGACGTATTTAAGCTCCCCTTTTTTAACACGTACATCATAGGCTTGTATTTTTAGTTCACGCAGCCATGTTTGTATCTGCCCTAGCGCATGTTGCATGCTCACGTCGTACAAAGGGCATTGGATTAGGCTTGATTCTTCTGAGAGCCCTAGCACTATCCCATCACGACTTGGGATAGCCACCATTTTGGCTTTATTACGAAACCCTTTTAGCTGACTCGGGGAGGGTTTAAGCCACTGCTTTGGCTCAAAAGGGTGTAAAAGTTTATGGAGTAATGCACCTTTTTCATTGAGCTGCTCACCGTAAAAAAGGTCGATCATACTGCATGATCTGCACGCATCCGTGTCGTAAAAACTGCAAAAACTCATTTCAACCTTTTATATTCCGGTTGTACTTGCGTCAAAAGAGCTTTGAGGGATCGCGTATAGCCGTCTCTCAAGTCGTCCTATGTGGGAGAGCACCTCATCTGAAGCAGCTTGAAGTTTAATAAAATACTCTTTTGCAAGCTCTTTCTCATGATCACTTAACTTTTTTTTAGAACTAAATAATTTTGAAAAGAACGAACGGTCATTATCGGCAAAATAGATTTTAAAGATTTTCATATACTCATCGTGCAAGGCGAAATGGGCCTTTTCAATCTCTCCCAAACAATCCATATTACCCAATGCATTGAGTTTTTGCCCTTCGCTGTAGAACCACTGACCGAAATTACAATCAGTACCACTCAAAGGGATTGCCCCCTCGTCAATCGGTAATCCCTCGATCAATAATTTAGCTCTCTGAACCCATCGCAGATGGGCTGTTTTTGCATCACCCAAAAGTTGCAGTGTAACAGCCTTGTCCATATTTAACCCTCATTTCGTTATTAATAACGAATTATACAGAATTAACGTTACAAAGATATAATGGTTAAATGTTTAATTTTTAGCCACATATTTTGCATTCGCTCATAATACCTTCGGTTTTGCGTTACGAACATAGTGCAATACGCTCGCAATAATATCGTCGTCATCTTTACTTTTACTTTGCAACGTCTCTTTGACCCCGTTTGTGTACTCGATGGCAATGTTTTGGTTATAGTTGCTCACTGTTTTGATTTTTTTCTCGATACAGAGTACTTTAATCACCATCACCTCAAAAAACTGTTTGGTCGGAGTATCGGCTTTGCCGAAGCGGTCTTCTACCTCTTCGAGAATCTCGTAAATCTCACTCGGCGATTCACAATGACTGAGCCGTCGATAGAGTTCCAAACGCAACCTATCTTCACCCACTACCTCATCACTGATAAAGGCACTGATGGTGAGTTTGATATCGACTTTGGCTTTTACCGCAGTGGTTTGATTGGTGAGGATTTTGATAGCATCTTCGAGCATTCGTAGATAAAGTGAATATCCGATGTTTTTGATATGACCGCTTTGGGCATCGCCAACGAGATTTCCCCCTCCACGAATTTCGAGGTCGTGATAGGCGAGCATCGATCCGCTTCCCAAAAAGGAGTTCGATTCTAATGCTACGAGCCGTTTTTTCGCCTCCTCGGTGAGGTGGTCTTTATCATCGACAATAAAGTAGGCATACCCCTCGATATGCCCCCGTCCGACACGACCGCGAAGTTGATGCAAATCCGCCATCCCGAACCGATCTGCCCCGTCGATAATCATCGTGTTGACCGTCGGCATGTGGATACCCGATTCGATAATTGAGGTGGCTAGCAATACATCGTATTCGCGACCCGCGAATTTGGCGAGTTCTTCTTCGGTTTGGGTTGCACTGATTTGGGAGTGGAGGATGAGGATGCGCAACTCCGGCAAAATCGCCTTCAACTCTCCTGATTTGATAATCATCGAGTCAATCGAGTTGTGTACATAGAACACTTGACCGCCACGGCGAAGCTCCCTCAAAATCACCTCTTTAATCAGTTTTTCATCGTAATTTTTGACAAACGTCCGTACCCCTAAACGCTCACTTGGAGGTGTAAGAAGTTCGGACATTGTTTTAATCGAACTCATTGCCTGATTCAAACTACGCGGAATCGGTGTCGCACTCATAGAGAGGAGGTGGACATTTTCATAGAGATTTTTGAGTTTCTCTTTTTGTTTTACCCCAAATTTGTGCTCTTCATCGATGATAACGAGTCCCAGCTTCGAGCAAGTAACTCCGAAAAGAGCGTGCGTTCCGACAACACAATCAATCTCACCGCTGGCAAGCCCTTTTAGGGTAGCCGTTTTCTCTTTGGTGGTGACGAATCGATCCAATTTCGCTACACGTAATCCAAATACCCCCAACCGCTCTTGGAGTGATTTAAAATGTTGAGAAGAGAGCAATGTCGTAGGTACTACGAGAAGCGATTGATACCCTCCGCGTGCGGCGGCAAAAATAGCGTTCATCGCCACCTCAGTTTTCCCGAAACCGACATCCCCGCTAAGGAGTCGATCCATAATCTGACCAGAACCGATATCGCTGACAATCGATTTTATCGCGTTGGATTGATCGAGGGTATAGTCAAACCCTGCACCACTTTGGAAACGGCGCAATTCCCCCTCATCGACACGAAGAATCGGTGCTTTAATGAGTGCACGACTCGCCGCAATCCCCACAATCTCCGAAGCGATTTCGAACAACCTTGCTTTAACCGACTCTTTGAGTTTACCAAAGCTCCCTTTGCCCAAACGATCAAGTACAGGGAGAGAGCCTGAAGCAATATAGCGATCAATCGTATCGAGGTTTTCGACAGGGAGGAGAAGTTTATCATCCCCCATGTATTTGATGACGACGAGGTCTTTGATACCGCCGAGAATCTCCGCTTGCTCAATCCCGACAAATATCCCTACCCCGTACTCTTCGTGGACGACATAATCGCCTACTTTTAAATCATCGAGAAGAATAGAGGTTTTACGACGGCGACGTTTCTTTTCACGAGAGTTTAGAGAGATTATCACCTCATCTGAACCGATAAGATTGAGGACAATCCCCGCAGTGTGAATCTTTAACCCTTGGGTCTCAAATACCCCTGAACCTTTGAGTTGCGCTTCGCTCGCGGCTATAATGGTAAATTTTTTATTTTTGTGGGCACTGCGTAAAATCTCAAGATTCGGAGCAATAAGCGGAGCATAGTGTTGCGCTTCAGGGATAATTTCTGTTTCGAGATGGGAGCGTGGGATACAGGGGAAATCAAGACCGTATGATTCATCGATCACCGATTTCATCTCACGAATCCGCATCACCGATTTAGAGAGGGTAAAATCAGCCCCCTCATCCCCCAACACCCAAAACCCAAGAGAGGCGATATCTTTAACAAAACTATCACTTTGAGCGTGCGCTATCGCTTTTTCAAAACGTCCGATTTGCTCTTCATCGAGGCTGAAGAAAGCACTGGTTACAGTGATAGAGGCAAGCTCCTCTTTATCGGTTCGTTGCGTCTCCACATCAAACGCTTTAATCTCCTCTACCTCATCATCAAAGAGGCTAATACGGTAAGGATTCGGGGTATTGGGGATAAAAATATCGAGAATATCACCTCGATACGACACCTCACCCTCCATCTCTACCATATCGACAAAACTGTATCCCCATCGGTGGAGAGTATCTTTTAGAGCTTTTAAATCGATTCGTGAGGCAAACTCTATCGTCAAACTTTGTAGTAACGATTCTCTCGGCAACGGGTAAAGGAGTGTCTTTAGGGGAGAGATAATTAACGGTTTTTTGGACGCACTATAATAAGTACGCAATGCCGAAAACAGAGCAAATAACTCTTCGCTAAAAGGGCGTAAATCATCCATATACGAGGGGCGAAAATCGGGAAAAACAACCGCGTTAACCCCTAAAAAACGGCAAACATCCGCGAGTTGATCTGACTCTTTTGTATCCTCGCACAGAAGGATATCAGGTCGTTGTTTCGGATTGTTTTTTAGGTACTCATACCATCGTGCTTGTGACATTCACCCTCTTTAAAAACGTCTCGGCAACGCTGAACGAACCGAAAACTAAATATTCTTTATTACTGTTAATTTCTTCAAATGACCGATACGGAAGATACAATTCATCCAATACCGATTCGAGCAAATGACGCTCCACAATCCGCCCCTCACTTACTTCGATAATCTCGACCGATTCGATAATTGGTTTTAAGATACTCAAAATCTCGCGGTAATCTTTATCACCGTAGGTGTTATAGATGAGGGTTACTTTTCTCCCCTCATAAGAACGTGCTATTGCCTCTGCCGCGAGTGCGTTATGCCCTACGTCCAATGTAATATTGGGCGCAATACGGCTCAATCTCCCGAAAAGGGCATTTTGGTCAAAAAATTGCGATTCAACACGGTATCCTAAAATCTCAAACGCTACCATTGAGAGTTCCAAATTATCGCGCAAATAATCGCTGAGACTGTTTTTTATGGCAATTTGCAATGCCATCTCCACTATCTCATCACGGCACATCTCATCGATACACATCAATAGAGACCCTTTTTCATCGGCGATACGGAGGGCAATACTCTTGGTTTGAGTATGGGGTTGCTTGGCTAATAACGCTTTGGCACTCATGCTACGCAATTTTGTCCCAGCAATCGATTCGATGGTGGTTCCTAAAAATGCGGCATGGTCAAAATCGATAGGGGTAAAAACACTCAATACTTTTTCAAAAGCGTTGGTAGCATCAAACTCACCACCTAGCCCCGCTTCACATACGATGTAATCGCATCCATCAAAAGCAATCAAAGAGAGCAATGTGGTGTATTCAAAATAGCTCAACGCATCACGGCTTTGGCTATCTAATATCCCATAGAGTTTTTGATGAGCAGACTCTAGTGCCTCATCACTGATTTCACCGCCATCAATCCATAACCGCTCATTAAACGCAAGAATATGGGGAGAGGTATAATGCCCTATTTTTTTACCTGCACGGTGCAGTGCGGTTGCTAAAAAACGCCCAGTAGAGCCTTTGCCGTTAGTACCGACGAGATGGATGATTTGAGGGAGAGGCAATTGTTCTTTTATCGATGCATAAATTCGGGGAAAACGTCGGACGTCGATCTCTTCGTAAAAAAGAGGTTTCGCGCAGAGAAAAGAGTCTAAATTCATGCAGGCTCGACGCGGTTACGCCCTTTTTTCTTTGCCGCATATAACTGTTCATCCGCTCCCAAAAGGGTATTATTCAACGATGCATAGCTACTACGTTCAGCAATTCCGACACTCACCGTGAGGTTGATTCGTTTCTCTTGATACATAAAACGTGCTTCTTCGACATGAAGGCGTACTTTATTCGCAAAATTTTTCGCCCCTTCAAGATTCGTATCTCCTAAAATTGCCAAAAACTCTTCACCTCCGAAACGTCCGATGATATCATTGGTACGTCCCTCTTCTTTTAAAATACGTGAAAAAGCTTTGAGAACCATATCACCGGCATCATGCCCGTAGGTATCATTAACCGCTTTAAAATGGTCCAAATCAAACATCGCAATACAGTAATGTCTTCCGTGACGTTCGTAATCAGCCTCTTTTAGAAGTAAAAACTCATCTATTGCCCGTTTGTTATACAGTTTAGTCAAAAAGTCCTCACGGGATGCTTGATTTGCTTCTGCTAATTCTGCTTCGAGTGTTGCAATACGAGTCCCCATATGAACCACTTGCTCGTTGTGTGATTTCAAATCTTTACTCAACACTTCCACTTTCTCTTCTAAGGCACTTGCGATACTGTAAAGCCGTTTGTGAGCTGTTTTAAAATCACCTGTTTTATCAGCAGTTAATCCCTCTAAATCTTTTTTAATCGATTTGATCTCTACACTGGAAATATCGCTTCGTTCAATCAAATCAATGAGCTGTGCGGAGAGTTTTCCGAGTAGTTCATCCAAAGAACGAATCAATTCATTGACACTTTTTTTATCCAATGCAATCCGCATCGCAATCGCTGTTTTTATCTCATTATCAAACGTGGCATGGGAGATATAATCAGGCTCTTCATGAACTTTTTGAGCAAGTTTTGAGAGATCATCTGACATTTTTGGGGCGATTGAGGGGGAAAGACCCAAAATAATCAACGATGCTACTTCTTTATAATTTGCCCCTCCGTTTATCTGTGCATCACCGCTTAATCCCTCTACCGTTTTTTTGAGATTACGCTTGTCAACATCCCCAAACTGTGCAAGTTTTGTTAAAAACGCATCATCATAGACGGTAACAAAATTTTCCCATGCTTGTCGCAAAAGTTCTATTTGGGTTTTTCCCCCTTGGGTCTCCAAAATCGTAATGGTTTTTTTAGCCAAAGCCGACGCATCAGGGTTGTGTAGCAAATCGGTACTTTTTGCCATAACCTGCGTTAAAGAGCTCAATGTTTCGACCAAAACCGATGCTTCACTGGGATTCATACGACTCATTTTTGAAATCAAAAATCGGATTAACTCTTGCGCTGTTTTGACCCGATACTGCTTCACTTCCTCTTGGGTCTTTTTATCCATCAGAGGGATAAAACGGTCAATCCCGCTACAATCCTCAACTGCAAATCCCGCTTTTTTAGCTTCACTGCAAAAAGTCTCACTGTATACATCGGGAGTCCATACTTTGCCCTCTATTTTTAAGCGCTCAACTGTATTACGTACAATCTGATTAATCGTCATTTTGATTCCCCTCTTGAACCTTGTGCCGCTACTTGTGCGATAAAATTATCAATCCCTTTTTGTGATGCTTGACGTATCGCTTCAAAACGGGCTTGATCAGAGATAATAGCATTGGGTTTGATATCAAAATCATACATTCCTGAGACATGATAGTTTTCGTTTGTGTTTAGAGATGTTCGACCAACCCCCATCGAAACGGTTGTACGGTAAGTAATAACATAACCGTTCGTATCATAACGGAGTGGTGAAAATCCAACCGAAGTGATGGAAAATTTGAGGTGTGTTTTAGAACTCTCTTTTCCCACTAAAGCCGTGCGAAATTTTGTTATGACGGCAATATCTACCGCATCTTTTATAATTACTGTATTTTGAGGATCTTCCATAGAGATAACAACCTCAGTACTAACACTTTCACCGACTACATTTTTAGCATAATGACTCGCCGGAGCATAACCGCATCCGCTTATCATCAATGCCAATGCAAGTGCAAGTACCAACTTCATCTCTATCCTTTGATAACCAAGTTAACGAGCTTCCCAGGGACAACAATCGATTTTACCATCTCTTTCCCTTCAATCCACTTTTCAACAGCGTTTTTAGCAACCTCTATGATTGCCTCGTCACTCTCATTAACGCCTACTTCGATAGTAGCACGATTTTTTCCATTGACCGAAACACCCAAAACCAGTGCGTCTACTTCAAACACTTCCTCTAAAACAACTTGTTCTTTAAGATTGTGTCGGTTGAAAAGCTCGGTGGAGAGTTCCCAACATAGATGAGGGATAATCGGCTCCA comes from Sulfuricurvum sp. and encodes:
- a CDS encoding GGDEF domain-containing protein; protein product: MTINQIVRNTVERLKIEGKVWTPDVYSETFCSEAKKAGFAVEDCSGIDRFIPLMDKKTQEEVKQYRVKTAQELIRFLISKMSRMNPSEASVLVETLSSLTQVMAKSTDLLHNPDASALAKKTITILETQGGKTQIELLRQAWENFVTVYDDAFLTKLAQFGDVDKRNLKKTVEGLSGDAQINGGANYKEVASLIILGLSPSIAPKMSDDLSKLAQKVHEEPDYISHATFDNEIKTAIAMRIALDKKSVNELIRSLDELLGKLSAQLIDLIERSDISSVEIKSIKKDLEGLTADKTGDFKTAHKRLYSIASALEEKVEVLSKDLKSHNEQVVHMGTRIATLEAELAEANQASREDFLTKLYNKRAIDEFLLLKEADYERHGRHYCIAMFDLDHFKAVNDTYGHDAGDMVLKAFSRILKEEGRTNDIIGRFGGEEFLAILGDTNLEGAKNFANKVRLHVEEARFMYQEKRINLTVSVGIAERSSYASLNNTLLGADEQLYAAKKKGRNRVEPA
- the lptE gene encoding LPS assembly lipoprotein LptE, which produces MKLVLALALALMISGCGYAPASHYAKNVVGESVSTEVVISMEDPQNTVIIKDAVDIAVITKFRTALVGKESSKTHLKFSITSVGFSPLRYDTNGYVITYRTTVSMGVGRTSLNTNENYHVSGMYDFDIKPNAIISDQARFEAIRQASQKGIDNFIAQVAAQGSRGESK